One window of Cohnella hashimotonis genomic DNA carries:
- a CDS encoding AraC family transcriptional regulator, protein MSFIIREGGQSGQSSQGGPAPAAVLVHIGEAAVDGEIAAPASPELKMLAVVRGSGRYLAENEAGTLSPGDCLLAAPGAEVALIGALGNGLRGFELRFALASSGDGDPWPESRNVVKCSGGSTWGELGRALSDWRSSDPFDRMQAGIDCQQTLLNALRAAGRLAEDDGARLRSAVAALERSFGEPVDLDALAGQSGLSRWQFGARFKALTGRSPSAYLTDLRISHAKRLMLETRLRVRDIAQRCGYRDEYYFSRAFKRATGIAPSDYRLRMADSPRVYAIQYTGELLTLGIKPVASSPEVLPLFGDAAQGVDAMESPPDPQRLTSLKPDLIVFPSYLTSSQSAGLGSVAPAFEFAWDEDVYSRLRRMGDLLGRREAAERWISSYEAKAKETRGRLGDAARAGRTATAFVFHHGGLFVYLDRHFGHTLYRGLGYEAPESVRALILGTKAANWVRIVIEDMPRYAGDLVCLALPDAGGLSEEASGRYILRTSHWNGLRAVAEGRAYVMNDSWGNYNPITLESHLGEMERLLGQGGM, encoded by the coding sequence ATGTCGTTTATCATTCGGGAAGGCGGCCAGAGCGGTCAAAGCAGCCAGGGCGGTCCGGCTCCCGCAGCCGTGCTCGTCCATATCGGCGAAGCCGCCGTCGACGGCGAGATTGCCGCGCCGGCATCGCCGGAGCTTAAGATGCTGGCCGTCGTCCGCGGCAGCGGGCGGTATCTCGCGGAGAACGAGGCAGGCACGCTGTCGCCGGGCGATTGCCTGCTTGCCGCGCCAGGCGCGGAAGTTGCGCTGATCGGCGCCCTAGGGAACGGCCTCCGGGGATTCGAGCTGCGCTTCGCGCTGGCATCTTCGGGGGACGGCGATCCCTGGCCGGAATCGAGAAACGTGGTCAAGTGCAGCGGCGGCAGCACTTGGGGAGAGCTCGGGCGCGCACTGTCCGATTGGCGGTCGTCGGACCCGTTCGACCGGATGCAGGCCGGCATCGACTGCCAGCAGACGCTGCTGAACGCGCTCCGCGCGGCCGGGCGGCTTGCCGAAGACGACGGCGCCCGGCTGCGATCCGCGGTGGCCGCGCTGGAGCGGTCCTTCGGGGAGCCGGTCGATCTGGACGCGCTGGCCGGACAATCGGGGCTTAGCCGTTGGCAATTCGGCGCCAGGTTCAAGGCGCTGACAGGCCGAAGCCCGTCCGCATATCTGACGGACCTGCGCATCAGTCATGCCAAGCGGCTCATGCTCGAGACGCGGCTGCGCGTGCGGGACATCGCGCAGCGCTGCGGCTATCGGGACGAATATTACTTCAGCCGGGCGTTCAAGCGCGCGACGGGCATCGCACCCAGCGACTACCGCCTGCGAATGGCCGACAGCCCCCGGGTGTACGCCATTCAGTATACGGGCGAGCTGCTGACGCTGGGCATCAAGCCCGTCGCCTCCAGTCCCGAGGTCCTGCCGCTGTTCGGAGACGCCGCGCAGGGCGTGGACGCCATGGAGAGTCCGCCGGACCCGCAGCGCCTCACCTCGCTTAAGCCCGACCTGATCGTGTTTCCCAGCTACCTGACTTCCTCGCAGTCGGCGGGGCTCGGCAGCGTCGCCCCGGCCTTCGAATTTGCCTGGGACGAGGATGTGTACTCGAGGCTGCGCCGGATGGGAGATCTGCTCGGCAGAAGAGAGGCGGCGGAGCGCTGGATCTCGAGCTACGAGGCCAAGGCGAAGGAGACCCGCGGCCGTCTGGGGGACGCAGCCAGAGCGGGCCGAACGGCGACGGCGTTCGTTTTTCATCACGGCGGATTGTTCGTTTATCTCGACCGGCACTTCGGCCACACCCTCTACCGGGGGCTCGGCTACGAGGCGCCGGAGTCCGTCCGCGCGCTCATCTTAGGCACGAAGGCCGCGAACTGGGTGCGGATCGTAATCGAGGACATGCCCCGTTATGCCGGCGACCTCGTCTGTCTTGCCCTGCCGGACGCCGGCGGTCTGTCGGAGGAAGCGTCTGGACGCTATATTTTGCGCACGTCGCACTGGAACGGTCTAAGGGCGGTGGCGGAAGGCCGGGCGTACGTGATGAACGATTCCTGGGGCAACTACAACCCGATCACGCTGGAGAGCCATCTGGGCGAGATGGAGCGGCTGCTCGGGCAAGGCGGCATGTAG
- a CDS encoding Rqc2 family fibronectin-binding protein, with amino-acid sequence MSLDGIVVRALVHELKEIVGARIAKIYQPTENEVVLHIRGQGFGRKLLLSAHPSMPRLHYTEQPWANPQEPPMFCMLLRKHCEGGIIEAVRQLGAERIVEIDVRHRDELGDLSLKRLVLEIMGRHSNLVLLDPATGIVHDSIRHVTPAISSYRVVLPGVRYVPPPAQDKHNPLEATAADVAVALSKAAGSPPAGALVEAFTGLSPLLAKEIAFRAGGREADIPAAFAALMADAAAHRYAPSIVEEPAGRTLFHALPLTHAQGEPRGCDSMHACLETYYIDKAERDLVRQRTVDLTRLLQNETAKNVKKLEKLRQTLQDAEGADKYRRLGELLTAHLYAMSKGDKQVEVTDYYEEDQPTVRVQLDPLLTPNENAQRYFRKYTKMKNSRDVVTEQIEETEREIAYLDSVLQGLDTATPADIEEIRAELTEQGYIRARGGRKGDRGKKKNDRPALLCYTSSEGVPIYVGKNNTQNDYVTNRLGQPSDTWLHTKDMPGSHVLIRAVDYGEQTLKEAAMLAAYYSKGKESSLVPVDYTKIRLVRKPSGAKPGFVIYEGQKTLFITPDESLVRNLPSVVKKA; translated from the coding sequence ATGTCACTCGACGGCATCGTCGTACGCGCGCTCGTCCACGAGCTTAAAGAAATCGTGGGCGCCCGCATCGCCAAAATCTACCAACCGACCGAAAACGAGGTCGTATTGCATATCCGCGGCCAGGGCTTCGGCCGCAAGCTGCTGCTGTCCGCGCATCCTTCGATGCCGAGGCTTCATTATACGGAGCAGCCCTGGGCCAACCCCCAGGAGCCCCCGATGTTCTGTATGCTCCTGCGCAAGCATTGCGAAGGCGGCATTATCGAAGCGGTCCGCCAGCTTGGCGCCGAGCGGATCGTCGAGATAGACGTCCGGCATCGGGACGAGCTCGGCGACCTGTCGCTCAAGCGGCTCGTCCTCGAGATCATGGGCCGCCACAGCAACCTGGTGCTGCTCGATCCGGCGACGGGCATCGTCCACGACAGCATCCGGCACGTGACGCCCGCCATCAGCAGCTACCGGGTCGTGCTGCCCGGCGTCCGATACGTGCCGCCCCCGGCTCAGGATAAGCACAATCCGCTCGAAGCGACCGCGGCCGACGTTGCAGTGGCCCTTTCCAAAGCTGCCGGCTCCCCGCCGGCAGGCGCCTTGGTCGAAGCGTTCACGGGACTCAGCCCGCTGCTCGCCAAGGAGATCGCCTTCCGAGCCGGCGGTCGCGAAGCCGACATTCCTGCCGCCTTCGCTGCGCTAATGGCCGATGCAGCCGCCCATCGCTACGCGCCGTCCATCGTGGAAGAACCGGCCGGCCGGACCCTGTTTCACGCCCTGCCGCTTACGCACGCGCAAGGCGAGCCGCGCGGCTGCGATTCCATGCACGCCTGCCTGGAGACTTACTATATCGACAAGGCCGAGCGCGATCTCGTCCGCCAGCGGACCGTGGATCTGACCCGCTTGCTGCAAAACGAGACGGCCAAAAACGTCAAAAAGCTGGAAAAGCTCCGCCAGACGCTCCAGGATGCAGAAGGGGCCGACAAGTACCGCCGGCTCGGCGAGCTGCTGACCGCGCATTTGTACGCGATGAGCAAAGGGGATAAGCAGGTCGAGGTGACCGATTATTACGAAGAGGATCAGCCGACGGTCAGGGTTCAGCTGGACCCGCTGCTGACGCCGAACGAGAATGCGCAGCGCTATTTCCGCAAATATACGAAAATGAAAAACAGCCGGGACGTCGTTACCGAACAGATCGAAGAAACGGAGCGCGAGATCGCCTATCTCGACTCGGTGCTGCAGGGTCTGGATACCGCCACGCCGGCGGATATCGAGGAGATCCGCGCGGAACTGACGGAACAAGGCTACATTCGCGCGCGCGGCGGCCGCAAAGGCGACCGCGGCAAAAAGAAAAACGACCGGCCCGCCCTCCTTTGCTATACGTCCAGCGAGGGCGTGCCGATCTACGTGGGCAAAAACAATACGCAAAACGATTACGTAACCAACCGTCTGGGCCAGCCGAGCGATACTTGGCTGCACACCAAGGATATGCCGGGCTCGCACGTGCTCATCCGCGCAGTCGATTACGGCGAGCAGACGCTTAAGGAAGCGGCCATGCTGGCCGCGTACTACAGCAAAGGCAAGGAGTCGAGCCTCGTGCCGGTCGATTACACGAAGATTCGTCTCGTCCGCAAGCCAAGCGGCGCAAAACCGGGATTCGTCATTTACGAAGGACAGAAGACGCTGTTCATCACGCCGGACGAGTCGCTCGTGCGCAATCTTCCAAGCGTCGTCAAAAAGGCTTAA
- a CDS encoding ABC transporter substrate-binding protein, with protein MKSKKWTVALLGIGLMLGSALTACGNNGGNAKAGASGASSAAASPSASDSPSAAASTAAASPSAAAATRTYTDAVGRQVEIPVKPEKLVAHYFASEMVALGQPMIGTNYANAKQSLSEAQLSAIEDVGGADLVPNAEKLVALAPDLIVVPDFVEKGDLEQLAKIAPTVAIAYGTDEFARLRTLGDLVGRADAADAWIAAYEDKAAHTRDKLKGAIAEGETATAFILYGDKKLYVYGPARVGVALYDSLGFVMPESVGDLFAGGAELWKEISIEKLPDYAGDRILLVQSPGSEDTLQALKDSPVWNTLPAVKSGHAYVVPARWGLNDPLTLDWQLDEAAKLLAP; from the coding sequence ATGAAATCAAAGAAGTGGACTGTCGCGCTGCTTGGAATTGGCTTGATGCTTGGATCGGCACTGACCGCTTGCGGGAATAACGGGGGAAACGCCAAAGCGGGCGCTTCGGGTGCGTCGTCCGCCGCGGCTTCGCCATCTGCGTCTGATTCGCCTTCGGCCGCCGCATCGACCGCCGCCGCGTCGCCCTCTGCGGCAGCCGCCACACGAACGTATACGGACGCAGTGGGCCGCCAGGTCGAGATCCCCGTCAAGCCCGAGAAGCTGGTCGCGCACTACTTTGCCTCCGAGATGGTTGCGCTCGGCCAGCCGATGATCGGGACCAACTATGCGAACGCCAAGCAATCGCTCTCCGAGGCGCAACTGAGCGCGATCGAAGACGTGGGCGGGGCGGACCTCGTACCGAACGCCGAGAAGCTCGTCGCGCTGGCGCCGGATCTGATCGTCGTGCCGGACTTTGTCGAGAAGGGCGACCTGGAGCAGTTGGCCAAGATCGCGCCGACGGTCGCCATCGCTTACGGCACGGACGAGTTCGCGCGCCTGCGGACGCTCGGCGATCTGGTGGGGCGCGCCGACGCGGCAGACGCCTGGATTGCCGCCTACGAGGACAAAGCGGCACACACCCGGGATAAGCTGAAGGGCGCCATCGCGGAGGGCGAGACCGCGACGGCGTTCATTTTATACGGCGACAAGAAGCTTTATGTATACGGTCCGGCCCGCGTAGGCGTTGCGCTGTACGATTCGCTCGGCTTCGTCATGCCGGAGTCCGTGGGAGATCTCTTCGCAGGCGGGGCCGAGCTGTGGAAGGAGATCTCGATCGAGAAGCTGCCGGACTACGCAGGCGATCGCATCCTGCTCGTCCAGTCCCCGGGCAGCGAGGATACGCTGCAGGCGTTGAAGGACAGCCCGGTGTGGAACACGCTTCCCGCGGTCAAATCCGGCCATGCGTACGTTGTGCCCGCACGCTGGGGCCTGAACGACCCGCTTACGCTGGACTGGCAGCTGGACGAGGCAGCGAAGCTGCTCGCACCTTAA
- a CDS encoding alpha-L-fucosidase, protein MRASHPEAQWFDEARFGLFIHWGPYSLREIEASWPLLDKSDKGIGVEAYEALADEFNPDRYDPQAWARAAKEAGAKYVVLTAKHHDGFCLFDTKTTDYNAVRRGPKRDLIAPYVEAMRAEGLKVGLYFTTIDWHDPDFATIPIASWLQSPKPNVYDPIRWWSFHQRFVEQLRELLTNYGRIDLIWFDVPGFGADRWRSHEVKRMMLNLQPHLVINDRLPDAGDYETPEQFVPLHPPEEWWETCLTMNHQWAYHSDPDTYKPPVALLDTLLEVATKGGNLLLNVGPRPDGTWPEPALARLEEIGAWLRHSGESIFGTLRTPAHFPPAFYGPTTVKGNIVYLHVRDIPRFPLELREMGGRVRDVRLVKTGEPLHYRTEVISGFSGGVDGHHSVRRLSIDLPQALLDEWNTVVAVEFEDLPFWPAKGR, encoded by the coding sequence ATGAGAGCATCGCATCCGGAAGCGCAGTGGTTCGACGAAGCGAGATTCGGCCTTTTTATCCACTGGGGACCGTATTCCCTCAGGGAGATCGAAGCGTCGTGGCCGCTGCTCGACAAGAGCGACAAAGGGATCGGCGTCGAAGCTTACGAGGCGCTGGCCGACGAATTCAATCCGGATCGCTACGATCCGCAGGCCTGGGCGCGCGCGGCGAAGGAGGCCGGGGCCAAGTACGTCGTGCTGACCGCCAAGCATCATGACGGGTTTTGCCTGTTCGACACGAAGACGACCGATTACAACGCCGTGCGGCGGGGACCGAAGCGCGACCTGATCGCGCCGTACGTCGAAGCGATGCGGGCAGAGGGGCTTAAAGTGGGCCTATACTTTACGACGATCGACTGGCACGATCCCGACTTCGCGACGATCCCGATCGCGTCGTGGCTCCAGTCTCCTAAGCCGAACGTTTACGATCCTATTCGCTGGTGGTCGTTTCATCAACGTTTTGTCGAACAGCTGCGGGAGCTGCTGACGAACTACGGGCGCATCGACTTGATCTGGTTCGATGTGCCGGGCTTCGGCGCGGACCGCTGGCGCAGCCACGAGGTGAAGCGGATGATGCTGAACCTCCAGCCGCATCTCGTCATCAACGACCGGCTGCCGGACGCCGGCGATTACGAGACGCCCGAGCAGTTCGTGCCGCTCCATCCGCCCGAGGAATGGTGGGAGACGTGTTTGACAATGAATCATCAATGGGCCTACCATTCCGATCCCGATACGTACAAGCCGCCCGTGGCGCTGCTCGACACGCTGCTCGAGGTCGCGACCAAAGGCGGCAACCTGCTCCTGAACGTCGGACCGCGCCCGGACGGCACCTGGCCGGAGCCTGCGCTCGCGCGGCTGGAAGAGATTGGCGCCTGGCTGCGGCATTCCGGCGAGAGCATTTTCGGCACGCTAAGAACGCCGGCGCACTTTCCTCCGGCGTTCTACGGTCCGACGACCGTCAAGGGAAACATCGTGTACTTGCACGTCAGGGATATTCCCCGCTTCCCGCTGGAGCTGCGCGAGATGGGCGGCCGGGTTCGGGACGTCAGGCTGGTTAAGACCGGCGAGCCGCTCCATTACCGGACGGAAGTCATCAGCGGGTTCTCGGGTGGCGTCGACGGGCATCACAGCGTCCGGCGGCTCTCGATCGACCTGCCGCAAGCGCTGCTGGACGAATGGAACACGGTCGTGGCGGTCGAGTTCGAGGACCTTCCGTTCTGGCCTGCCAAGGGCCGCTGA
- a CDS encoding calcium-translocating P-type ATPase, SERCA-type — protein sequence MEGKAWHQLSEDELAVLLQTNTKEGLAPSAAQERLAGHGKNELAEKRRESPIKLLLNQFKDFMVLVLAGATVVSGLLGEMLDALTIIAIIVLNGLLGFYQEFRAERSLRALKELSAPNAKVIRGGSLQVVPASELVPGDLVLLESGDRVPADLRLVQSSQCTIEEAALTGESVPAAKQSMPLYAAELPLGDRKNCAYLGTMVTRGTARGVVVRTGMSTEMGKIADLIQQTEEAETPLQHRLEQLGKILIVVALALTVLVVVAGVLHGQPLYGMFLAGVSLAVAAIPEGLPAIVTIALALGVQRMIRRKAIVRKLPSVETLGCASVICSDKTGTLTQNKMTVTKVWTGGRDIEVTGEGYGPAGQLIERGNAVDVKGDASLRRLIQVAALCNNAELAKADRAADNRGRKAERSEEEELEDADWHVKGDPTEGALLALAAKSGLPRASLDALYPRVKEFPFDAERKRMSVLVSHQGGRLICTKGAPDLLIDRCAYVLWDGKVVPFTGTLRQKVLRANEEMGGEALRVLGFAYREAKGGETCDSEEQAEEGLVFVGLGGMMDPPRREVPGAIARCKAAGIKTVMITGDHQMTAEAIARTLGILPRDGKAVSGAELAGMTDDQLDKISDDVYVYARVSPEHKLRIVQSLQRRGHVVAMTGDGVNDAPAVKAADIGIAMGIAGTDVTKEASALVLADDNFSSIVAAVEEGRGIYENIRKFIRYLLASNVGEILVMFFAMMAALPLPLIPIQILWVNLVTDGLPAMALGVDQAESDLMRHKPRSAKENIFARRLGWKIVSRGVLIGACTLAAFVLALGGRDADAATLVHAQSVAFATLVMAQLIHVFDCRSSRSIFHRRFFENKFLVLAVLSSLLLLLAVLYFEPLQPIFKTVPLNLRDWALVFVAAGIPTFAMGIGSVWGSSRRRRSGGRISYGGGRGAGPVKTIAR from the coding sequence GTGGAAGGGAAGGCCTGGCATCAGCTAAGCGAAGACGAGCTAGCCGTATTGCTCCAGACGAACACGAAGGAAGGGCTGGCGCCGAGCGCCGCGCAGGAGAGGCTGGCGGGACACGGGAAAAACGAACTGGCGGAGAAGCGCAGGGAGTCTCCGATCAAGCTGCTGCTCAATCAATTTAAAGATTTCATGGTACTCGTGCTGGCCGGGGCGACGGTCGTATCGGGCCTGCTAGGCGAGATGCTGGACGCGCTCACGATCATCGCCATCATCGTCTTGAACGGCCTGCTCGGCTTTTATCAGGAATTCAGGGCGGAGCGATCGCTAAGAGCGCTCAAAGAACTGTCCGCGCCGAACGCGAAGGTCATCCGCGGCGGCAGCCTCCAGGTGGTTCCCGCCAGCGAGCTGGTGCCGGGGGATCTCGTCCTGCTCGAGAGCGGCGACCGCGTGCCCGCGGACCTGCGTCTCGTGCAGAGCAGTCAATGCACGATCGAGGAGGCCGCGCTCACCGGGGAGTCCGTCCCGGCGGCCAAGCAGTCCATGCCGCTCTATGCGGCGGAGCTGCCGCTCGGCGACCGCAAAAACTGCGCTTATCTCGGCACGATGGTGACGCGCGGAACCGCCCGGGGCGTCGTCGTGCGCACCGGGATGAGCACCGAGATGGGCAAGATCGCGGACCTCATCCAGCAGACGGAAGAGGCCGAGACCCCGCTGCAGCACCGGCTGGAGCAGCTCGGCAAAATATTGATCGTCGTCGCCCTGGCGCTCACCGTGCTTGTCGTCGTCGCCGGCGTGCTGCACGGCCAGCCGCTCTACGGCATGTTCCTGGCCGGCGTCAGCCTCGCCGTCGCCGCGATTCCCGAGGGCTTGCCCGCGATCGTCACGATCGCGCTCGCGCTCGGCGTGCAGCGCATGATCCGGCGCAAGGCGATCGTGCGCAAGCTGCCTTCGGTCGAGACGCTCGGCTGCGCGTCCGTCATCTGCTCCGACAAGACGGGGACGCTCACGCAGAACAAGATGACCGTCACCAAGGTTTGGACCGGCGGCAGGGACATCGAAGTCACCGGCGAAGGGTACGGGCCGGCAGGCCAGCTCATCGAACGCGGAAACGCCGTCGACGTCAAGGGAGACGCCTCCTTAAGAAGACTGATTCAGGTCGCCGCGCTGTGCAATAACGCGGAGCTGGCGAAAGCCGACCGCGCTGCCGATAACCGGGGCCGCAAGGCCGAGCGCAGCGAAGAGGAGGAGCTCGAGGACGCGGACTGGCACGTCAAGGGGGACCCCACGGAAGGCGCGCTGCTGGCGCTCGCCGCAAAGTCGGGCCTGCCGCGGGCATCGCTCGACGCGTTGTATCCGCGCGTCAAGGAGTTTCCGTTCGACGCGGAACGCAAGCGGATGTCGGTGCTGGTCTCGCATCAGGGCGGCCGGCTGATCTGCACGAAAGGCGCGCCGGACCTTCTGATCGACCGCTGCGCCTACGTCCTGTGGGACGGCAAGGTCGTGCCGTTCACGGGAACGCTGCGGCAAAAGGTGCTGCGCGCCAACGAGGAGATGGGCGGCGAGGCGCTGCGCGTGCTCGGATTCGCGTATCGGGAGGCCAAGGGCGGCGAGACCTGCGATTCCGAAGAGCAGGCGGAGGAGGGGCTTGTCTTCGTCGGACTCGGCGGCATGATGGACCCGCCGCGCCGCGAGGTGCCCGGCGCGATCGCCAGATGCAAGGCGGCCGGCATCAAGACGGTGATGATCACCGGCGACCATCAGATGACGGCGGAAGCGATCGCGCGCACGCTCGGCATTCTGCCCAGGGACGGCAAGGCCGTCAGCGGCGCGGAGCTGGCCGGCATGACCGACGACCAGCTCGACAAGATCTCGGACGACGTCTACGTCTACGCCCGCGTATCGCCGGAGCACAAGCTGCGCATCGTACAGTCGCTGCAGCGCCGCGGACATGTCGTCGCGATGACCGGCGACGGCGTGAACGACGCGCCGGCCGTCAAGGCGGCTGATATCGGCATCGCGATGGGCATCGCGGGGACAGACGTAACCAAGGAGGCTTCGGCGCTCGTGCTCGCCGACGACAACTTCTCGTCCATCGTCGCGGCGGTCGAAGAGGGCAGAGGCATTTACGAAAATATCCGCAAGTTCATCCGCTATTTGCTGGCCTCCAACGTCGGCGAAATTCTCGTCATGTTTTTCGCGATGATGGCGGCGCTGCCGCTGCCGCTCATCCCGATCCAGATCCTATGGGTGAACCTGGTCACCGACGGGCTTCCCGCGATGGCGCTCGGCGTCGATCAGGCCGAGAGCGACCTGATGCGGCACAAGCCGAGGTCCGCCAAGGAAAATATTTTCGCGCGGCGCCTCGGCTGGAAGATCGTCAGCCGCGGCGTACTGATCGGCGCTTGCACGCTGGCGGCCTTCGTTCTTGCCCTGGGCGGACGGGATGCGGATGCCGCGACGCTCGTCCACGCGCAGAGCGTCGCGTTCGCCACCCTCGTCATGGCGCAGCTGATCCATGTGTTCGACTGCCGGAGCTCGCGCTCCATTTTCCACCGCCGCTTTTTTGAAAACAAGTTTCTCGTGCTGGCGGTGCTGTCCTCGCTGCTGCTCCTGCTCGCCGTTCTGTACTTCGAGCCGCTGCAGCCGATCTTCAAGACCGTGCCGCTCAACCTGCGCGACTGGGCGCTCGTCTTCGTGGCGGCAGGCATCCCGACCTTCGCAATGGGCATCGGCAGCGTGTGGGGCTCGTCGCGCCGCCGCCGCTCAGGCGGACGCATCTCGTACGGCGGCGGCCGCGGGGCAGGCCCGGTCAAGACGATCGCCCGCTGA